In Pseudochaenichthys georgianus chromosome 6, fPseGeo1.2, whole genome shotgun sequence, a single window of DNA contains:
- the LOC117448274 gene encoding C-C motif chemokine 4-like: MAAPRLALCVCVLMLAVFTLTEGLRGAGPRRCCFKFNEREVPRGRVISYVRTSQRCSNPAVLLRTVAGPRQLCVRPLAPWVKNLISYLDTKAFPGETTNL; encoded by the exons ATGGCTGCTCCTCGTctcgctctgtgtgtgtgtgtgctgatgcTGGCCGTCTTCACTCTGACTGAAG gtTTGCGTGGGGCTGGCCCGAGGAGATGCTGCTTTAAGTTCAATGAGAGAGAGGTTCCTAGAGGCCGAGTGATCAGCTACGTCAGGACGAGCCAGCGCTGCTCCAACCCTGCCGTCCT gttaaGGACAGTGGCAGGTCCACGTCAGCTGTGTGTCCGTCCTTTAGCCCCCTGGGTGAAGAATCTCATCAGCTACCTGGACACCAAAGCCTTCCCAGGAGAGACAACCAACCTGTAA